The following nucleotide sequence is from Deltaproteobacteria bacterium.
AAAGGTGATTTGTTCATTGCGGCTCTGCTTACAACGTTGATTTCACCATGGTTGTCTGCAAAACTGAGAGGCCTGGTATAGATCAAACAGCTCCTGACAAAGCGTATGCACAGGGATTCCGAAAAGCTGCGCGTCTTTTTCGCTCAGTTTTTTGATGACGGCGACCTGCAGGCGTTATGACAGGACAATCGAAAGGAGGTCCCATGTTACCCCGGAAACAAAAACAGAGGTACGAAGCGTTCTTCGGGTCAACAGCCCAGAATGGTATTTTAGATCCAAAAACAACCGTTATGGTCCAGTTGGCAGCCTCGTTCGCCATTGGTTGTTATCCATGAATGGAGCACTTCTTTGGCGTTGCCAAAGAAAACGGCCTTACGGACGATGAGATCGGTGCAGTGCAATCCATAACTATGGCAGTATCGGCAGGAAGAATAAGAGCACAGTTCAGACAGGTAAGAGAAAACATGGGCATTGATGGGAAATAACGGCATACCATCAGGTTATGAAGAACCGAGCTGTACTTATGTGGCAAGGCACAGACAGGAGATCGAGCGGTCCTTGAGGGACCGGTGATGCATGACAAGGCGCCGAACCGGGACACGGTCCTTACGGACCACGCCCGATCAACGCCGTGTGGCATAAAACAGGGACGATGGAGGGCATGGACGAATGGGTGTACTCGATGAAGTTGAAAGAACAGCGATCAGGGATGTACTGGGGAAAGGCTGGCTGACCCATGATGGAATGTGGTTTTTTCACACGTGCCGTGAATTCGGCATAGAGAAAGCCAATGAATTGAACAAAGCGGCCATAAGATCCTTGGCGCCGATCGAGATGGGGAGGATGAAGCGGCTTCTGGGGGTCACGGGGGACCGTTTCGAAACGTTCGATGACCTCGCGCAATTCATGCTTGCGGGCCTGGAATTGACCCTGCCGCATTCGGTCTTCAAGCAGTTTCGCTGCACTCCATCAGCAGGAAATGTAATACACTGGAAATGGGAAAACTCTCAATGCTTCGCTTACAAGGGCATGAAACAGATCGGGGTGATCGATGGATACAGTTGTGGCGTGATATACAGGATCGAATGCTGGCTTGAGTCGCTGAATATCCAATACTCGATACAACCGGAGATCAAAGGCTGTCTCATGCATGAGAAAGGCGAATGTGAAGGAGAAATTCATGTTCTTCTTACGTAGGATCGCAGAAAAAAAAGACGGGAGTGACGACTTCCTTCACCCGATCGGGGACCTGAGACGATCACACGCGTAGGTTTGTTCAGCCGAAGCAGCAAGCGGCGCGACCGATAGGGAGCATGAGGAACCATACAGGGGAGGGAACGAAGATGGCCGTACGCATTGTAAGACTGGGCAGTCCCAGAGCGAAAGGTGAGGGTATCCGGATAGGAACGGTTCGTCGTCCGCCGCGAGGGGTGCCGAAGACAGAGTTTGCATCGCGGGACTGGTATGACCTGTGGTACCCTCATCTGGCCCCGAGTTTAGAGACCATGAAGCTGGGAAGATCGGCTTCGACTCCGGCTCAGTGGCGGGAATTCATGAAGAAGTACCAGCGTGAGATGGCAACGCCGGAGAACAGCCGCACTATTGAACTGCTGGCTGCTCTTTCGCACCGCTGCAACTTCTCGGTCGGGTGCTATTGTGAAGATGAGACGCGCTGCCACCGGTCGGTGCTGCGCGAGCTAATGGCCGCGGCGGGTGCGAAGATTGAACAAAAGGGGTCGGGTCTTGTACTATAACATTGAAACCCCGTATAGGGCAGTAACATGAGAGTATTGGAGGAGCGGCCATGAATCCAACATCACGAAGCATCATTGCGGTGGCAGTGACCGGGATATGGGTAAATGCATCCGAGTTCTTAAGAAACGAGGTCCTTCTGAAAACATACTGGGTGGACCATTATCGATCACTCGGAATGATTTTTCCCTCTGAACCAAAAAACGGAATGATATGGCTGGTTTGGGGGTTTTTATTCGCCATCGCCATGTATGTCCTCTCAAGAAAATTCGACGTGATACAAACGGCGCTTATCAGCTGGTTCATGTCATTTGTTCTGATGTGGCTGGTCATATTGAATCTGAACGTGCTCCCCGTTGCTCTTCTTCTGTATGCCGTTCCGCTCAGTCTGCTGGAAGTCTTTGTCGGATCGTACCTGTGTATCAGGATATCCCCGAAGGGATGAGCTTTTGATCATAAATGACCCCTGC
It contains:
- a CDS encoding DUF488 family protein; translation: MAVRIVRLGSPRAKGEGIRIGTVRRPPRGVPKTEFASRDWYDLWYPHLAPSLETMKLGRSASTPAQWREFMKKYQREMATPENSRTIELLAALSHRCNFSVGCYCEDETRCHRSVLRELMAAAGAKIEQKGSGLVL